Proteins encoded in a region of the Haloarchaeobius salinus genome:
- a CDS encoding Hvo_1808 family surface protein produces the protein MRRSSLLVVVTLSLVALAGCTALGAQEADPPEGDDSLAADPTVGDPTTDVQGWERGYWHNESLDVDPEDGLTEAELEAVVARAMARVEVVRDVEFDEPVHVEVIDRSEYSAGGGGDGSPTATQRAAAIERAAELEALFVVGETTDAGEAEEATREASVQGYYDTQQDRIVVISDSDTPRLAELTLGHELVHAYQFRGPLRQTRVPQNISQDGVVALRALIEGDANFAERRYEARCGEEWDCLRRSDWTDESSGDGADDGSGDDDAAADRAGPNLGIYLQSYFPYAAGESMVADVYERAGWDGVAELYREPPLSSEQVIHWGPDPDEPEAVSVPDRSSDDWERVTAGERSGRTLGEASLATMFAYTLYDDRDGSLVTREAFLRQDGPGPELTYDLAPSAGWGGDRLYAYRNGDETGYVWRIEWDSNAEAREFADTYRELLRYHDADRRDGGHWVVPDGQFADAFSVHVTGETVTIVNGPDRSALSEIHPENSRLTAADVSSAQGAINSTACGTSPPSSASSCS, from the coding sequence ATGCGCAGGTCCTCGCTGCTCGTCGTCGTCACGCTGTCGCTGGTCGCGCTGGCCGGCTGTACCGCACTGGGCGCACAGGAGGCCGACCCGCCCGAGGGGGACGACTCGCTCGCCGCGGACCCGACCGTCGGCGACCCCACGACCGACGTACAGGGCTGGGAACGCGGCTACTGGCACAACGAGTCGCTGGACGTGGACCCCGAGGACGGCCTGACCGAGGCCGAGCTGGAGGCCGTCGTCGCCCGGGCGATGGCCCGCGTCGAGGTCGTCAGGGACGTGGAGTTCGACGAGCCCGTCCACGTCGAGGTCATCGACCGTTCCGAGTACAGTGCCGGCGGCGGTGGGGACGGCTCGCCCACGGCCACCCAGCGCGCCGCAGCCATCGAACGGGCGGCCGAGCTCGAGGCGCTGTTCGTCGTCGGCGAGACGACCGACGCGGGCGAGGCGGAGGAGGCGACTCGCGAGGCGTCGGTGCAGGGCTACTACGACACGCAGCAGGACCGGATCGTCGTCATCTCGGACTCCGACACGCCCAGACTCGCGGAGCTGACGCTGGGCCACGAGCTCGTCCACGCCTACCAGTTCCGTGGACCGCTTCGTCAGACCCGCGTCCCCCAGAACATCTCGCAGGACGGCGTCGTCGCGCTCCGGGCGCTCATCGAGGGCGACGCGAACTTCGCCGAGCGGCGCTACGAGGCCCGCTGCGGCGAGGAGTGGGACTGCCTGCGTCGGAGCGACTGGACCGACGAGAGCAGCGGCGACGGAGCCGACGACGGGAGCGGTGACGACGACGCAGCCGCCGACCGTGCCGGCCCGAACCTCGGCATCTACCTCCAGTCGTACTTCCCGTACGCCGCCGGGGAGTCGATGGTCGCCGACGTGTACGAGCGTGCTGGCTGGGACGGCGTCGCCGAGCTGTACCGGGAGCCGCCGCTGTCGAGCGAGCAGGTCATCCACTGGGGGCCCGACCCGGACGAGCCAGAAGCCGTCTCGGTACCGGACCGCAGCAGCGACGACTGGGAGCGCGTCACCGCCGGCGAGCGGTCCGGTCGGACCCTCGGCGAGGCGAGCCTCGCGACGATGTTCGCCTACACACTGTACGACGACCGCGACGGGAGCCTCGTCACGCGGGAGGCGTTCCTCCGCCAGGACGGCCCGGGCCCGGAGCTCACCTACGATCTCGCCCCCAGCGCCGGCTGGGGCGGCGACCGCCTGTACGCCTACCGCAACGGCGACGAGACGGGCTACGTCTGGCGCATCGAGTGGGACTCGAACGCCGAGGCTCGTGAGTTCGCCGACACCTACAGGGAGCTGCTCCGGTACCACGACGCCGACCGGCGCGACGGCGGGCACTGGGTCGTCCCCGACGGCCAGTTCGCCGACGCCTTCTCCGTGCACGTCACGGGCGAGACGGTGACCATCGTGAACGGGCCCGACCGGTCGGCGCTGTCGGAGATCCACCCGGAAAACAGTCGCCTCACGGCTGCCGATGTCTCATCCGCTCAGGGCGCGATCAACTCGACGGCGTGTGGCACCTCGCCGCCGAGCAGCGCATCGAGCTGTTCCTGA
- a CDS encoding class I SAM-dependent methyltransferase produces the protein MDEVARTRAVYEEHNDSFVEKYRSESIAERFGGPFFEALDGDRVLDVGCGPGADTETFVERDCDVTGLDVTPSFLASARENVPDAGFALGDMRHLPFESGSFDGVWACASLLHVPREDVPATCSEFARVLDDGGHLYCSLKRGDESGFDPGGRFFERHTADAVTSLLVDAGFEPTRVDTTEAEEVASQDGWVQVLARVA, from the coding sequence ATGGACGAAGTCGCCCGAACCCGTGCCGTCTACGAGGAACACAACGACAGCTTCGTCGAGAAGTACCGTTCCGAGTCCATCGCGGAACGGTTCGGCGGCCCCTTCTTCGAGGCGCTCGACGGGGACCGCGTGCTGGACGTCGGCTGTGGCCCCGGTGCGGACACGGAGACGTTCGTCGAGCGCGACTGCGACGTGACCGGGCTGGACGTGACGCCCTCCTTCCTCGCCAGTGCCCGGGAGAACGTCCCCGACGCCGGGTTCGCACTCGGCGACATGCGCCACCTCCCCTTCGAATCCGGCAGCTTCGACGGCGTCTGGGCCTGTGCCTCGCTGCTGCACGTGCCACGTGAGGACGTGCCCGCGACGTGCTCGGAGTTCGCGCGGGTGCTCGACGACGGGGGGCACCTGTACTGCTCGCTGAAGCGCGGCGACGAGAGCGGGTTCGACCCGGGCGGCCGGTTCTTCGAGCGCCACACGGCCGACGCCGTGACGTCGCTGCTGGTCGACGCCGGCTTCGAGCCGACACGCGTCGACACGACCGAGGCCGAGGAGGTCGCGAGCCAGGACGGCTGGGTGCAGGTGCTGGCGAGGGTCGCGTAG
- a CDS encoding amino acid permease, protein MKELERDLGLPSVLAISIGAMIGSGIFILPALALERAGPLVILAYLLAGLLVVPAALSKSEMATAMPEAGGTYIYIERGMGPLLGTIAGVGTWFSLSFKGALALVGGVPYLLLLFDLPLKPVALGLATVLILINLLGAKQTGLFQLVIVVVMLAALGWFTAGSAPAVQSANYANFFDAGLGGLLAVTGLVFVSYAGVTKVASIAEEVEDPGRNIPLGILGSLAFTTVLYVAVVAVMVGVTDPGSIAGSDTPVAVAAEATLGAAGVFAVIVAAILALVSTANAGILSSSRYPFAMSRDKLAPPSMASISDRFGTPVNSITLTGAVLLVLIAFVPILDIAKLASAFQILVFALINMAVVAFREGTAEYDPEFTSPLYPWMQIFGTITGFGLLTQMGTVPLAGAVVITLASLVWYLVYVRPRVSREGTATDAIRRQVGRGALEEVADAADEPAHEVLVALTKDIGPERERALVSLAADLVRPHDGRVLAVRFQEVPDQAPLTEEVTVQSPADLSFETRLSRVADDVGVTIEADEVVSHDTKHAIVNLARERGVDTVLTEHEPLRLRSRLFGEPIDWVVRHAPCDVVLVDNLGYDSPRQVALAEADGPYAPLAVSVAEAVAEANHGRISLWYPVDRDSPEQYRETVEAYQAELSGMLSVPVESTPVRTDGGMGDDPDVVVRRGADHRLRSGLLDRGRTFPRPRCTTVTVYPKESERPGFLRRLLERLVF, encoded by the coding sequence GTGAAGGAACTCGAACGAGACCTCGGGCTACCCTCGGTCCTCGCCATCAGCATCGGTGCGATGATCGGCAGTGGCATCTTCATCCTGCCCGCGCTGGCGCTCGAACGGGCCGGGCCCCTGGTCATCCTCGCGTACCTGCTGGCGGGACTGCTCGTGGTACCGGCGGCGCTCTCGAAGTCCGAGATGGCGACCGCGATGCCGGAGGCGGGAGGGACGTACATCTACATCGAGCGCGGGATGGGGCCGTTGCTCGGGACCATCGCGGGCGTCGGGACGTGGTTCTCGCTCTCGTTCAAGGGTGCGCTCGCGCTGGTCGGCGGCGTCCCCTACCTGCTGTTGCTGTTCGACCTGCCGCTGAAGCCCGTCGCCCTGGGCCTCGCGACGGTGCTCATCCTGATCAACCTGCTCGGCGCGAAGCAGACCGGGCTGTTCCAGCTCGTCATCGTCGTCGTGATGCTCGCCGCGCTGGGCTGGTTCACCGCGGGGAGCGCCCCGGCGGTCCAGTCGGCCAACTACGCGAACTTCTTCGACGCGGGCCTCGGCGGGCTCCTCGCGGTGACCGGCCTGGTGTTCGTCTCGTACGCCGGCGTCACGAAGGTCGCGAGCATCGCCGAGGAGGTCGAGGACCCCGGCCGGAACATCCCCCTCGGCATCCTCGGCTCGCTGGCGTTCACGACGGTCCTGTACGTCGCCGTCGTCGCCGTGATGGTCGGGGTCACCGACCCCGGTAGCATCGCCGGCTCCGACACGCCGGTCGCCGTCGCGGCCGAGGCGACCCTCGGGGCGGCCGGCGTGTTCGCCGTCATCGTCGCCGCCATCCTCGCGCTGGTCTCGACGGCGAACGCCGGTATCCTCTCCTCGTCGCGCTACCCGTTCGCGATGAGCCGCGACAAGCTGGCACCGCCGTCGATGGCGAGCATCAGCGACCGTTTCGGCACGCCCGTCAACTCCATCACCCTGACCGGCGCGGTGTTGCTCGTCCTCATCGCGTTCGTGCCGATCCTCGACATCGCCAAACTGGCGAGTGCGTTCCAGATACTGGTGTTCGCACTCATCAACATGGCCGTCGTCGCCTTCCGCGAGGGGACCGCCGAGTACGATCCCGAGTTCACGTCCCCGCTGTATCCCTGGATGCAGATATTCGGGACCATCACCGGGTTCGGCCTGCTGACCCAGATGGGAACGGTCCCCCTCGCCGGGGCCGTCGTCATCACGCTCGCCAGTCTGGTCTGGTACCTCGTCTACGTCCGCCCGCGCGTCAGCCGCGAGGGGACCGCGACCGACGCTATCCGGCGTCAGGTCGGCCGGGGCGCACTCGAGGAGGTCGCCGACGCCGCGGACGAACCCGCACACGAGGTGCTCGTCGCGCTCACCAAGGACATCGGGCCGGAGCGCGAGCGTGCGCTCGTCTCGCTCGCGGCCGACCTCGTCAGGCCGCACGATGGCCGGGTGCTCGCCGTCCGCTTCCAGGAGGTTCCCGACCAGGCCCCACTCACCGAGGAGGTCACCGTCCAGTCGCCCGCCGACCTCTCCTTCGAGACGCGGCTGTCGCGTGTCGCCGACGACGTCGGCGTCACCATCGAGGCCGACGAGGTGGTCAGCCACGACACGAAACACGCCATCGTCAACCTCGCCAGGGAGCGTGGGGTCGACACCGTCCTCACCGAGCACGAACCGCTCCGGCTCCGCTCGCGCCTGTTCGGCGAGCCGATCGACTGGGTCGTCCGGCACGCCCCCTGCGACGTGGTGCTCGTCGACAACCTGGGGTACGACAGCCCCCGACAGGTCGCGCTCGCGGAGGCCGACGGACCGTACGCCCCCCTCGCGGTTTCGGTCGCCGAAGCCGTCGCCGAGGCGAACCACGGTCGGATCTCGCTGTGGTACCCCGTCGACCGCGACAGCCCCGAGCAGTACCGGGAGACCGTCGAGGCGTACCAGGCGGAGCTGTCGGGGATGCTCTCGGTGCCGGTCGAGTCGACGCCCGTCCGGACGGACGGTGGGATGGGTGACGACCCGGACGTCGTCGTCCGTCGCGGTGCCGACCACCGCCTCCGGAGCGGCCTGCTCGACCGCGGACGGACGTTCCCGAGGCCGCGGTGTACGACCGTCACGGTGTACCCGAAGGAGTCCGAACGGCCGGGGTTCCTGCGTCGCCTGCTCGAGCGCCTGGTGTTCTGA
- a CDS encoding Lrp/AsnC family transcriptional regulator: MKHGKLDSVDRQILYYLQQDARHTSSSDIAEKIDISPSTVRTRLKELETSGIIRGYHIDIDYDLAGYPLYTKIICTAPVPERDRLANRAREVNGVTAVREIMTGQRNVYVNAIGTDHDDLNRIGRDLDDLGLKIVDEQLIRDEYVCPYHGFLGADEDGLSADGDGEL, encoded by the coding sequence ATGAAACACGGGAAACTCGACTCGGTGGACAGGCAGATACTCTACTACCTCCAGCAGGACGCTCGACACACGTCCTCCAGCGACATCGCCGAGAAGATCGACATCTCACCGAGCACGGTCCGGACGCGCCTCAAAGAACTCGAGACGAGCGGCATCATCCGCGGCTACCACATCGACATCGACTACGACCTCGCGGGCTACCCGCTCTACACGAAGATAATCTGTACCGCGCCGGTACCGGAGCGCGACAGGCTCGCGAACCGTGCCCGCGAGGTCAACGGCGTGACGGCGGTCCGCGAGATCATGACCGGTCAACGGAACGTCTACGTCAACGCCATCGGGACGGACCACGACGACCTCAACCGCATCGGCCGCGACCTCGACGACCTCGGCCTCAAGATCGTCGACGAACAGCTAATCCGCGACGAGTACGTCTGTCCGTACCACGGCTTCCTCGGCGCTGACGAAGATGGACTGTCGGCCGATGGTGACGGCGAGCTGTGA
- a CDS encoding DUF7114 family protein, giving the protein MDEAATCRRAAQEALADIYPDRLRDDIATRLAAASMAPGVVALRCARACDEDVDVETVVDRAAGVQLVYDGLRLTRTLAHDEPWTETDDHTQANLDSLAATVLVSRGFYLLARTDAAAKAVDTVRDFGRDQTDRRHPDADTTALDASLERDVFELAAVAGTTAVGATPTTELFAQLTGLVPTDGSEPLPAVDALPAATDLNVGATAKETAGGVDDHVRQSATDS; this is encoded by the coding sequence ATGGACGAGGCCGCAACGTGCAGGCGCGCCGCCCAGGAGGCGCTCGCCGACATCTACCCCGACCGGCTCCGCGACGACATCGCGACCCGCCTGGCAGCCGCGTCGATGGCCCCCGGCGTGGTGGCGCTCCGCTGCGCCCGCGCCTGCGACGAGGATGTCGACGTCGAGACGGTCGTCGACCGGGCCGCCGGCGTCCAGCTCGTCTACGACGGCCTCCGGCTCACCCGCACGCTCGCCCACGACGAGCCCTGGACCGAAACCGACGACCACACGCAGGCCAACCTCGACTCGCTGGCCGCCACGGTGCTCGTCTCCCGCGGCTTCTACCTCCTCGCACGGACCGACGCCGCCGCCAAGGCCGTCGACACCGTCCGCGACTTCGGGCGCGACCAGACCGACCGTCGCCACCCCGACGCCGACACGACCGCCCTCGACGCCAGCCTCGAACGCGACGTGTTCGAACTCGCCGCCGTGGCCGGCACCACCGCCGTCGGTGCCACCCCCACCACCGAGCTGTTCGCCCAGCTCACCGGCCTCGTGCCCACCGACGGGAGCGAACCCCTCCCCGCGGTCGACGCGCTGCCCGCCGCGACCGACCTCAACGTCGGCGCGACGGCGAAGGAGACCGCAGGCGGGGTCGACGACCACGTCCGCCAGTCGGCGACGGATTCGTAG
- a CDS encoding enoyl-CoA hydratase/isomerase family protein — MIETAVDGGVTRVTLSRPARRNAFTEAGLRALRSAVTGAETPVVSLSGAGEAFSAGADLTVVKELDREEARAFAQLGQSVATAIAESEAVVVAGIDGPARGGGVELALACDVRVATPEATFAETGVSLGLFGAWGGTARLPRIVGGGEAMDLALSGRTVDAEEALRMGLVSRVVDHPATVAAEIAENNPAALSAVKRRMRDDADRAVQHAREAEAFADLVERNAADLSW; from the coding sequence ATGATCGAGACGGCAGTCGACGGCGGGGTGACCCGGGTGACGCTCTCCCGGCCGGCCCGCCGCAACGCGTTCACGGAGGCCGGGCTGCGTGCGTTGCGGTCCGCGGTGACCGGGGCGGAGACGCCGGTGGTGTCCCTCTCGGGTGCGGGTGAGGCGTTCTCCGCGGGGGCGGACCTGACGGTGGTCAAGGAACTCGACCGCGAGGAGGCACGGGCGTTCGCACAGCTGGGCCAGTCAGTCGCGACGGCCATCGCGGAGTCCGAGGCGGTCGTCGTCGCAGGCATCGACGGGCCGGCCCGAGGTGGCGGGGTGGAGCTGGCGCTGGCCTGTGACGTCCGGGTCGCCACGCCGGAGGCGACGTTCGCGGAGACGGGCGTCTCGCTCGGACTGTTCGGTGCGTGGGGCGGGACGGCGAGGCTCCCGCGTATCGTCGGTGGGGGCGAGGCGATGGACCTCGCGCTCTCGGGGCGGACCGTCGACGCCGAGGAGGCGCTGCGGATGGGGCTGGTCTCCCGTGTCGTCGACCACCCGGCGACTGTGGCCGCGGAGATCGCCGAGAACAATCCGGCCGCACTGTCGGCAGTGAAACGGCGGATGCGCGACGACGCGGATCGGGCGGTCCAGCACGCCCGCGAGGCCGAGGCGTTCGCGGACCTCGTCGAGCGGAACGCGGCCGACCTCTCGTGGTGA
- a CDS encoding SDR family oxidoreductase, with product MTGTAVIAGVGPKIGEAVARELHDAGYDVGLFARSEAFIAELAAYLGEGTLAVPTDVTDEESVEAGMATVREEFGPVSVLVLNATGGGGRPVGQANAERLRGIFDVRVAGSLTCVNAALADLRETEGTVIFSGTTYADSLVPEQIEWGAVGPAARGLSASLATALDDVQVTYVRIGSRVAPAGQVDDDALSAAEVAATYRELVERDVAVTRELDLRQR from the coding sequence ATGACAGGAACTGCGGTCATCGCGGGCGTCGGACCGAAGATCGGCGAGGCAGTCGCACGCGAGCTCCACGACGCGGGCTACGACGTGGGGCTGTTCGCCCGCTCGGAGGCGTTCATCGCGGAACTGGCCGCGTACCTCGGGGAGGGTACACTCGCCGTTCCGACGGACGTGACCGACGAGGAGTCGGTCGAGGCCGGGATGGCGACGGTTCGGGAGGAGTTCGGCCCCGTCTCGGTACTCGTCCTGAACGCGACCGGTGGCGGCGGGCGGCCCGTCGGGCAGGCGAACGCGGAACGGCTCCGGGGGATCTTCGACGTGCGGGTCGCCGGGTCGCTGACCTGCGTCAACGCCGCGCTGGCTGACCTTCGGGAGACGGAGGGAACCGTCATCTTCAGCGGGACGACGTACGCCGACTCGCTCGTCCCGGAGCAGATCGAGTGGGGGGCGGTCGGCCCGGCGGCGCGGGGTCTCTCGGCGTCCCTGGCGACAGCGCTCGACGACGTACAGGTCACCTACGTCCGCATCGGGAGCCGGGTCGCCCCGGCCGGGCAGGTCGACGACGACGCCCTGAGCGCGGCCGAGGTCGCGGCGACGTACCGCGAGCTGGTCGAGCGCGACGTGGCGGTCACGCGGGAGCTGGACCTGCGCCAGCGGTAG
- a CDS encoding NAD+ synthase — protein sequence MIDLRFGDEELTAQRDHIVSFIQGVVEDAGADGAVLGLSGGVDSTTTAYLAVEALGQEDVYGLVLPSRVSSEANMSDAERVAADLGIDYDVIEIGGIVDEIVDSIPAAAEDTVAVGNTAARVRGVLNYYVANEENRVVLGTGNKAEALTGYFTKYGDQAVDCNPIGNLYKQQVRQLARHLGAPEELAEKPATAELWADQTDADEMGVGYDVVDAVIALHIEGGASTVATARELGVEEGVVETVRELYENSAHKRSMPPAPEPADL from the coding sequence ATGATAGACCTCCGGTTCGGAGACGAGGAACTGACCGCACAGCGCGACCACATCGTGAGCTTCATCCAGGGCGTCGTCGAGGACGCGGGGGCCGACGGGGCGGTCCTCGGACTCTCGGGTGGCGTCGACAGCACCACGACCGCCTACCTGGCCGTCGAAGCCCTCGGCCAGGAGGACGTCTACGGGCTCGTCCTGCCATCGCGCGTCTCCAGCGAGGCGAACATGAGCGACGCAGAGCGCGTCGCCGCGGACCTCGGCATCGACTACGACGTGATCGAGATCGGCGGCATCGTCGACGAGATCGTCGATTCGATCCCCGCCGCAGCGGAGGACACCGTCGCCGTGGGCAACACCGCCGCTCGCGTCCGCGGGGTCCTCAACTACTACGTCGCCAACGAGGAGAACCGCGTGGTGCTGGGCACCGGGAACAAGGCGGAGGCGCTGACGGGCTACTTCACGAAGTACGGCGACCAGGCGGTCGACTGCAACCCCATCGGCAACCTGTACAAGCAGCAGGTCCGCCAGCTCGCACGGCACCTCGGCGCGCCGGAGGAACTCGCCGAGAAGCCCGCCACCGCCGAACTCTGGGCGGACCAGACCGACGCGGACGAGATGGGCGTCGGCTACGACGTCGTCGACGCGGTCATCGCGCTCCACATCGAGGGCGGGGCCTCCACGGTGGCGACCGCGCGCGAACTCGGTGTCGAGGAGGGTGTCGTCGAGACGGTCCGCGAGCTGTACGAGAACAGCGCCCACAAGCGGTCGATGCCGCCCGCACCGGAGCCTGCTGATCTGTAG
- a CDS encoding DUF7331 family protein — protein sequence MEDTDSERYVGRETVNGLIIYDRENLDAWIESDTTVAITEQTDHRSSPSR from the coding sequence ATGGAAGATACGGATTCCGAACGGTACGTCGGACGCGAGACGGTCAACGGACTCATCATCTACGACCGCGAGAACCTGGACGCCTGGATCGAGTCCGACACCACCGTCGCCATCACCGAACAGACGGACCATCGGTCGTCACCCTCGCGGTAG
- a CDS encoding DUF7577 domain-containing protein produces the protein MANVWDWTLGYLVVFAALQLAVYVYYRRQVDDDPTPDPAGGDPASVDRVVANTSVRDTDETGGRRCPHCGASNEPDSRYRYCRNCAKSLSGA, from the coding sequence ATGGCGAACGTCTGGGACTGGACCCTCGGGTACCTCGTCGTGTTCGCCGCACTCCAGCTCGCCGTGTACGTCTACTACCGCCGGCAGGTCGACGACGACCCGACGCCCGACCCGGCCGGCGGTGACCCGGCGAGCGTCGACCGCGTCGTGGCGAACACGTCGGTCCGCGACACCGACGAGACCGGGGGTCGACGCTGTCCGCACTGCGGCGCGTCGAACGAGCCCGACTCGCGCTACCGCTACTGCCGAAACTGCGCGAAATCGCTGTCCGGGGCTTAG
- a CDS encoding PQQ-dependent sugar dehydrogenase, with amino-acid sequence MKRRRLLTTVGVGLASGVAGCLDPPGDGEQTPIDEDAPLRLERVRMRLQTPWGASFHPETGSLFVTERPGRVVRATGNDLGPVGDLTGDTAAYGQAGLLGLAFDPTEPTDLYVYQTYDGENGLRNRVLRLDASRQFAVDSVVLDGIPGNTVSNGGRIAFGPEGALWVTTGDAGEPQNAQSRVSLAGKVLRVTRDGEAHPDNPFDSLVYTYGHRNPRGLTFADDAVYVVENTPDRVDELNRLERGGNYGWPEVAGAADDDRFVDPVLSWQDPLIGPGSITHYTGPIDRWRDSFFVGALTGTHLRQVTFGDGDPEQRTLYSDLGRIRTTFTGPDDHLYFTTSNQDGRGDPDPTDDEIYRVRPP; translated from the coding sequence ATGAAGCGTCGTCGCCTCCTCACCACGGTCGGCGTTGGCCTCGCCAGCGGCGTCGCCGGCTGTCTCGATCCGCCCGGTGACGGCGAGCAGACGCCGATCGACGAGGACGCTCCCCTGCGCCTCGAACGCGTGCGGATGCGGCTCCAGACGCCGTGGGGTGCGTCGTTCCACCCCGAAACCGGGAGCCTCTTCGTCACGGAGCGCCCCGGCCGAGTGGTCAGGGCGACCGGGAACGACCTCGGGCCGGTCGGGGACCTGACTGGAGACACGGCCGCCTACGGGCAGGCCGGCCTGCTCGGGCTGGCGTTCGACCCCACCGAACCGACGGACCTCTACGTCTACCAGACGTACGACGGCGAGAACGGCCTACGGAACCGGGTGCTCCGGCTCGACGCCAGCCGGCAGTTCGCGGTGGATTCGGTCGTCCTCGACGGGATACCGGGCAACACCGTGAGCAACGGGGGCCGGATCGCGTTCGGTCCCGAGGGCGCGCTCTGGGTCACGACGGGCGACGCCGGCGAGCCCCAGAACGCCCAGTCTCGGGTCTCGCTGGCCGGGAAGGTGCTCCGGGTCACCCGGGACGGCGAGGCCCATCCCGACAACCCGTTCGACTCCCTGGTGTACACATACGGCCACCGTAACCCGCGTGGGCTCACGTTCGCCGACGACGCGGTCTACGTCGTCGAGAACACACCCGACCGGGTCGACGAGCTCAACCGTCTGGAACGCGGCGGCAACTACGGCTGGCCCGAGGTCGCCGGGGCTGCCGACGACGACCGGTTCGTCGACCCCGTGCTCTCGTGGCAGGACCCACTCATCGGCCCCGGGAGCATCACCCACTACACCGGTCCCATCGACCGCTGGCGGGACAGCTTCTTCGTCGGCGCGCTCACGGGGACGCATCTCCGACAGGTCACCTTCGGCGACGGCGACCCCGAGCAGCGAACGTTGTACAGCGATCTCGGCCGGATCCGGACGACGTTCACCGGTCCCGACGACCACCTCTACTTCACGACGAGCAACCAGGACGGCCGGGGCGACCCCGACCCGACCGACGACGAGATCTACCGCGTTCGCCCGCCGTGA
- a CDS encoding acyltransferase encodes MTKRHVSLPADAEAGVRAFIDEVDERLSSDEDTCTVVEETLVDLHGDRDAYERWQNDAEVSPAERVRLQGYDPCNTTLESEYYAEKDEDVFERSKHLQWLWRQFDATPMADNVAFALRFRAMLAEHLFEDCGENCRFFKGITFTYGHNISVGDNGVVHDDVHLDDRGKLTIGDRVSISDDAHIYSHDHDIVDQTAVSNYHTIVDDDARVTYDSMVRAGCRVGENAVVGAKSIVGSDVPDHHVAVGQPARSVRVKPGWEDVADPLEDANVDRRDERELATGLPDDLDSFDEFGRDLSPPK; translated from the coding sequence ATGACGAAACGGCACGTCTCGCTCCCGGCCGACGCGGAGGCTGGTGTTCGCGCGTTCATCGACGAGGTCGACGAGCGCCTCTCGTCCGACGAGGACACCTGCACGGTCGTCGAGGAGACGCTGGTCGACCTGCACGGGGACCGCGATGCCTACGAGCGCTGGCAGAACGACGCCGAGGTCTCGCCGGCCGAGCGCGTCCGGCTCCAGGGCTACGACCCATGCAACACGACGCTCGAGTCGGAGTACTACGCCGAGAAGGACGAGGACGTGTTCGAGCGTTCGAAGCACCTCCAGTGGCTCTGGCGGCAGTTCGACGCCACGCCGATGGCCGACAACGTCGCGTTCGCACTGCGCTTCCGGGCGATGCTCGCCGAGCACCTGTTCGAGGACTGCGGGGAGAACTGCCGGTTCTTCAAGGGTATCACGTTCACCTACGGGCACAACATCAGCGTCGGCGACAACGGGGTCGTCCACGACGACGTCCACCTCGACGACCGCGGGAAGCTGACCATCGGCGACCGCGTCTCCATCTCCGACGACGCCCACATCTACAGCCACGACCACGACATCGTCGACCAGACCGCGGTGTCGAACTACCACACCATCGTCGACGACGACGCCCGCGTCACCTACGACTCGATGGTCCGGGCGGGCTGTCGCGTCGGCGAGAACGCCGTCGTCGGCGCGAAGAGCATCGTCGGCAGCGACGTGCCCGACCACCACGTCGCCGTCGGCCAGCCCGCGAGGAGCGTCCGCGTCAAACCGGGCTGGGAGGACGTCGCCGACCCGCTCGAGGACGCCAACGTCGACCGACGCGACGAACGCGAGCTCGCGACCGGGCTGCCCGACGACCTCGACAGCTTCGACGAGTTCGGCCGCGACCTGTCGCCACCGAAGTAA